The segment AGACTCAACAGTTCCTCATTGATGGGGTCTGATAGCATGGAAAATAGAGCAGATGCATCTTCAACCTCTTTCTTTAAAAAGTCTATAGAGGCTGGTTGTTCTTCCGAGTTCCACATAACAATTTCATATTCATCTTTTAAAGGATTCACAAATTCTTCAGGTAATTTTCTGGTAATCAAGATCTTCACACGATTCACAATTTCCAACCCTTTCAGCTTATATACCTTATCGTATCATGAATCCTTCAAGAAAATCACTTCAAACCCAGCCTAAGCTTGGAATTTTCAATGTACGAACGGGAGCTTCAGCCAGCTCGTAAAACCTTGCTAAAAATAGCTCATAGTCTTGGGTGCCCCTTAATATCGCTTGTAGCTTCTCTTCTTGCAGCTTCCGGTTGTGCTCAGAGTTTGCTAAATAATAGTCTTCTATGCACTCGAAATAATGAAGCGGAAAAATGAGCCGCGCATAAGTTAATCTCCATGAAAATGAAGATAAAACATTGATACTTTGATACTCTTGAAAAAACTGATGTACTCCAGTTTCATAGGTTCTTCTTTGATTCCAGTAATGCTCTCTTGTCCATTCAGAAAGATCTCTACCTGCATGATCAAAAGTCCAGTCAAAAGGATTTTTAATAAAGACCTCTCCACCCCAATTTGAAATCGAAAACTTACGATAACATACTGTTCCTGCATCCACGTCTGTTGGATCATCATCTAGTTCGGTATCCACAAGATACTGAATCGCATTTTCAGCGAGAGCCATGAAATAGGGAAAGGAGTGAATAAATTCTAAGTCAAATTCATCATC is part of the Bacillus carboniphilus genome and harbors:
- the yutH gene encoding spore coat putative kinase YutH, with protein sequence MDSQSLKSQFDIEWEQPVKIGRYNGVYSQGVLYIMVPIQNWEETELVELYKMSNHLYAHGDQTVARFKQARNGSFIGKYQEEPYVVLYNEHLRVFNTSKMGRKLAKFHHRGRLFEERVEHISRIGQWKELWEKRLDQMEKVYHGKVFSQPDDEFDLEFIHSFPYFMALAENAIQYLVDTELDDDPTDVDAGTVCYRKFSISNWGGEVFIKNPFDWTFDHAGRDLSEWTREHYWNQRRTYETGVHQFFQEYQSINVLSSFSWRLTYARLIFPLHYFECIEDYYLANSEHNRKLQEEKLQAILRGTQDYELFLARFYELAEAPVRTLKIPSLGWV